In Fulvia fulva chromosome 10, complete sequence, a single window of DNA contains:
- a CDS encoding putative efflux pump kojT — MATGLFLVGFGLGALFAGPISETVGRNPVYITTLVLYMIFIMASALAPIIGAQLAFRFLAGLFGSTPLTCAGGSISDLWNPLERVFAFPVFANAASTGPLLGPIIGGYIAQSSLLSWRWTEWITLIISGLVLFAVVLFQPETYPQTLLKWKAQHLRSITGDDRYRAAIEIRQETLFVRLRRALYRPIFLTVREPIIILLALYLTVIYIVLFTFLDGYTYIFQETYGISQGLTGICFLNIVVGLFGASALYIIDSYESFAASALASITLIRYVAAGGMTVVGVPFYENLGVHYTMTILACISVPLVPVPYVFYRYGPWIRERSRYAIQTTTEVKTGKRQKV, encoded by the exons ATGGCTACCGGCCTCTTTCTGGTTGGCTTTGGCTTAGGTGCACTCTTTGCTGGCCCGATTAGCGAGACTGTTGGCCGCAATCCGGTCTACATTACGACATTAGTGTTGTACATGATCTTCATCATGGCATCTGCTCTTGCGCCAATCATTGGGGCCCAGCTGGCATTTCGATTCTTGGCTGGACTCTTTGGTAGCACGCCTCTCACCTGTGCAGGCGGTAGCATCAGCGATCTGTGGAATCCTCTGGAGCGTGTCTTCGCCTTCCCGGTCTTCGCCAATGCTGCGTCCACGGGACCCTTACTCGGGCCCATCATTGGTGGCTATATCGCACAATCGTCGTTGCTATCGTGGCGGTGGACTGAGTGGATCACTCTGATCATCTCTGGCCTTGTGCTTTTCGCTGTGGTGCTTTTCCAGCCTGAGACGTATCCGCAGACCTTGCTCAAATGGAAAGCACAGCATTTGCGATCCATCACTGGAGACGACAGATATCGAGCAGCGATCGAAATCCGCCAGGAGACACTTTTCGTCCGGCTGCGGCGAGCCCTGTACCGACCAATCTTTCTCACAGTGCGAGAGCCGATCATCATCCTGCTCGCGTTGTACCTCACAGTCATCTACATTGTCCTCTTCACCTTCCTGGACGGCTACACCTACATCTTCCAGGAAACCTACGGCATCTCCCAAGGTCTAACCGGAATCTGCTTCCTCAACATCGTCGTAGGCCTCTTCGGCGCATCAGCACTG TACATCATCGACAGCTACGAGAGCTTTGCGGCCAGTGCTCTGGCGTCTATCACGTTGATTAGGTATGTGGCGGCGGGTGGGATGACGGTTGTGGGGGTTCCTTTCTATGAGAATTTGGGGGTGCATTATACGATGACGATTTTGGCGTGTATTTCGGTGCCGTTGGTGCCGGTGCCGTATGTGTTTTATAGGTATGGGCCATGGATTAGGGAGAGGAGTAGGTATGCGATTCAGACTACGACTGAGGTGAAGACGGGGAAGCGGCAGAAAGTGTGA